The Burkholderia pyrrocinia genomic sequence TCGATTTCGGATCGACCCGGCCGAACACGGTCGGCTTCACGAAGAAACCTTTCGCGAGCCCTTCCGGCAGGCCCGTGCCGCCCGTCACGAGTTCCGCGCCTTCATCGATCCCGCGCTGGATGTACGCCTGCACCCGCTGCTGCTGCACGGCCGACGCGAGCGCACCGAGGCGCGTCGCGTCCTGCCGCGGATCGCCCGCCACGTATGTTTCGGCCACGGCCTTCGCAATCTCGCGCGCCTCTTCGTAGCGCGCTTCCGGCACCAGCATCCGCGTGTGCGCCGAGCAGGTCTGCCCCGCGTTCAGGTAGCACGCGTTGACCGTGCCCTTCACCGCCGTCGCGAAATCGGCATCGTCGAGGATCACCGACGCCGACTTGCCGCCCAGTTCGAGCGCGACGCGCTTGACGCCTGCGGCCGCCAGCTCGGCCACGCGCTTGCCGGCGCGCGTCGAGCCCGTGAACGACACCATGTCGACGTCCGGGTCGGTGGCCAGCACTTCGCCGACGACCGGGCCGTAGCCGCACACGAGGTTGAACACGCCGGCCGGCAGGCCGGCTTCGTGAATCGCTTCGGCGAGCATGAATGCGTTGAGCGGCGCGACTTCGGACGGCTTCAGGACCACCGTGCAACCGGCCGCGAGCGCCGGCGCGACCTTCAGCGTGACCTGGTTGAGCGGGTAGTTCCACGGCGTGATCGCCGCGACCACGCCGACCGGCTCGCGCACCACGAGCGAGTTGCCGACCTGTGCCTCGAATTCGAACGACTCGGCGAGCTTCGCATACGCCTTCCAGTTGTAGATCGGGCCGCCGACCTGGATCGCGCGCGACAGCTTGATCGGCATCCCGACTTCGCCGGTGATCGACTGCGCGAGTTCCTCGCTGCGCGCCTGCAGACGCTCGACGATCTTGCGCAGATAGCCCGCGCGCGTCGCGGCCGGCGTGGCCGCCCACGCGTCGAAGGCCGCGCGCGCCGCGCGGATCGCGTCCTGCGCGTCGGAGGCGATGCCCTCCGGAATCCGGCCGATCACGGCCTCGGTGCCCGAGTCGATCACGTCGATCGTGCCCGTTCCGGCCGGTTTGCGCCATGCGCCGTCGATATAGAACTGGTCGTAGATTTTCATCGTGTTCCGTCTCCTGTCGGGCAGAGTTGGCGCTTTAGCGCTTATGGCGGCTGGAGCAGGTACTCCAGCCCCATGCTTCGCGGGAAAGCCGACATTCTAGCGAGCGTTGCGGTCGACTGGCGTGACGATTGACAGCCGTTCGAAAGGACTCCGGCCTCTGCCGCACCCTCGCTGCGCCGTCGGCGTGAACGCCGGCCCGACGTCCGCGATACCGCCGTCGTGTCCGCATCCGCCCGGGTGCGCGGCCGGGCCCGCATCGTGCTATGTTTTTATTATCGGCACCGGCCCATTGCGACCGGCGCCGCCCGGAATCGACGCATTTCGTGAGCGCTGCCATGTCCGACGCATCCCATACCCTCGGCTCGCAAGACCGCCTGGAGCTGCTTTGCTGGCTCACCTGCGGCAATCTCGGCGCGTTTTACCTCAACGAATCGTGGCCGGACGCCACGTTCCAGGTCCAGGCCGCGCACCGCTGGCTCGATCGCCATCACCGTCAGGCCGACTGGCTCGCGATCGCCAAGCTCGCGGCGCTCGCGCAGGACATCGCGAAGCGGCACGCCGGGTTCGTGGACGCGCCGTGGGCACGCGACGCGGTCGAGGAAATCGTCGATACCGACGATCTCGACTATCGGGCAAAACTCGTGCAATGGGTGTACGACGATTGCTGCAAGGCGCTCGCGGACAAGCGGCTGGCCGATTGAGCTGCGTTTCGAGCCGCACGCGTGCGGGCCGCGGCACCGCTCTGCGCGACGGTCTTTTCGTCGATGCGGAAGTAGCGGCCTGACTGACAGCGTAGGTACGCCAGCACCGCCCCCTGCGCGGACACACGCGAAGCGTCATGGAATCGTCGTCGCCTGTCGTTCGGACCATCCGGCCCAATCCCACCTCGAACCCGAAGGATGCTCGCGTGGCGCTCGCCTATCGATTTCTGCTGATCGCCGGCGTATCGGCCGCGCTGATTGCCGGTTCCGGAACTGCCCATGCGGCGCCCGCGCCCGCGGCAACGGCTGCCGCGGCATGCCCGTCGCCGTCGTTCGACCGCTATCCGGCACCCGCCGCAAGCGCACCGCGCAAGCCGGCGGCGTCGCCCAGGCTGACCGCCAGGGAAGCGCGCCTGTACCGCACCGTCATTCGCGACGCATTCACGCAACCGGCCAATTTTGCCGGCTACTATCGCGTCGCGACCTG encodes the following:
- a CDS encoding aldehyde dehydrogenase family protein, translating into MKIYDQFYIDGAWRKPAGTGTIDVIDSGTEAVIGRIPEGIASDAQDAIRAARAAFDAWAATPAATRAGYLRKIVERLQARSEELAQSITGEVGMPIKLSRAIQVGGPIYNWKAYAKLAESFEFEAQVGNSLVVREPVGVVAAITPWNYPLNQVTLKVAPALAAGCTVVLKPSEVAPLNAFMLAEAIHEAGLPAGVFNLVCGYGPVVGEVLATDPDVDMVSFTGSTRAGKRVAELAAAGVKRVALELGGKSASVILDDADFATAVKGTVNACYLNAGQTCSAHTRMLVPEARYEEAREIAKAVAETYVAGDPRQDATRLGALASAVQQQRVQAYIQRGIDEGAELVTGGTGLPEGLAKGFFVKPTVFGRVDPKSTIAQEEIFGPVLSIITYRDEDEAVRIANDSPYGLGGAVWAGSDERAMGIARRIRTGQVDINGGTWNGAAPFGGYKQSGHGRENGVYGLEEYLEYKSMQLKPAKPA